CGGGCCGCTACGCGACCGCCTTCTCCGCGAACGCATCCTGCGCGGCGGCCAGGCGGTGCTTGCGCTTGGGCAGGCCGAAGGTCGGGTGCTCGGTGGCCCACAGCGACATCCAGAGGATGCCCGCCTTGATCCGCGCGGCCTTCCGGCCGCCCAGGTACTTCGGCTTCGCCCGCGCTTCGTGGTCGACCATCTGCAGGATCCCGTCCCGCCGCCCGAGGCTGATGTGATTGCCCACGTACTCCAGCTTGGTGTTCGGGATCTCGCGGCCGGTCAGGCGTCCCACGACCGCGTCCACGGCCTGCCGGCCGGTGTAGCCGGCCGAAGCGCAGGACATCGGCAGCGGCCGGCCGTTGTCGCCGATGGCGTAGGCGCTGTCGCCGACGGCGTAGACGTCCGGGTGCGAGAGCGAGCGCATGGTGCCGTCGACGACGATCCGGCCGTTGTCGGCGACCTCCAGCCCGCCGGCGGCGGCGATGGGGCTGACCGCGAACCCGGCCGTCCACACCGTCGCGTCGGACGCCAGCGCGGTGCCGTCGGCGCACAGCACCCGGGCCGCTTCGACGGCCTCGACGCCGGTGTGCTCCAGAACGGTGACGCCCAGCCGGTCGCAGGCCTGGCGCAGGTGGCTACGGGCTCCGGCGGACAGCTGGGCCCCCAGCTCGCCGCGGGCGACCAGAGCCACCGACAGGCCGGGCCGGGACTCGGCGATCTCGGTGGCGGTCTCGATGCCGGTCAGCCCGTCCCCGACGACCACCACCCTCCCGCCCTCCCGCAGCCCGTCCAGGCGCTCGCGCAGGCGCAGCGCCGAGGGCCGGGCGGCGACATCGAAGGCGTGCTCCGCCACGCCGGGGACACTGCGAACGTCACCGTGGCTGCCGAGCGCGTAGACCAGCGTGTCGTAGCCGAGCTCGCCGTCCGCGTCGGCGTCGGCCACGGCGACGACCCGGCGCCCGGGGTCGACGGCGGTGACGCGGGCCAGGCGCAGCCGTATCCCCGTGCCCTCGAAGAAGTCGGTGAGCTGTGGGGCCTCGATCTCATGGCCCGCCGCGAGCTCGTGCAGCCGCAGCCGCTGGACGAAGTCCGGCTCGGCGTTGACCACGGTGATCTCGGCGTCCGCCGGGGACAGCCGGCGGGCCAGGGTCCCGGCCGCGTACGCCCCGGCGTAGCCGGCGCCGAGGACGACGATGCGGTGCTTCATGTGATGCTCCTGTCGGTTGGCTCGCTCCAGGGGGTTCGGCCTTAAGACACCGCGTGACCGGCGCTTGTGACAGCATGTGACCCGGCTCACTCCCTCGGCGGTGACCGGCAGCGCCCTCATGCCTGACGCCGGATCACCCGGCTGATCAGAGATGCTTGTGGGATGCGCCTGCTGCCCCGGTCGACCGCCGTACCCGCCGCTCTCGTGCTCGCCCTGCTGCCGGGGGCCGCCGTGGCGGCCGAGAGCCCCGCCGCGCCCGCACCCGGGTTCACCATCGGCGATCCGCGGATCAAGGAGTCGAGCGGGCTGGCGGCCAGCCGGGTCCATCCGGGCGTGTACTGGACGCACAACGACAGCGACGACGGCCCGTACGTGTACGCGGTGGACTCGGCGACCGGGAAGACGGTCGCGCGGGTGACGCTGACCGGGATCGGGACCCCGCGCGACGTGGAGGCGATCTCGCTCGGCCCGGACGGGCAGCTGTACGTCGGGGACATCGGCGACAACCGGGGCGGCACCTGGGACCACGTATGGGTCTACCGCTTCCCGGAGCCGAAGGAGCTGGGCGACCGGACCGTCAAGGCCGAGCAGTTCACGGCGACTTACGCGGACGGGCCGCGCAACGCCGAGGCGCTGATGGTGCATCCGGTGACGGGCCGGGTGTACATCGCGAGCAAGAACGAGCAGGGCGGCGGCCTGTACGAGGGACCCGAGCGGCTGTCGGCGGACGGGCGCAACGTCTTCCGGAAGGTCGCGGACGTGCCGTGGGTGACGGACGGGGCGTTCTCGCCGGACGGCGCCCGCCTCACCCTGCGCGGGTACTTCTCGGCCCGCACCTACCCGTGGAATGACGGCCGCCCGGAGGGGGCGGGCGAGCGGATCGACGCACCCTGGCAGGGGCAGGCGGAGTCGGTGACGTACACGCCGGACGGCGGCACGCTGATGTTCGGGGCGGAGGGCGCGAGCAGCAGGGTGGTGGCCGTGCCGGTGGCGCCGGCGGGGTCGCCCGCCCCGACCGGGCCCGGCTCCCCGCAGCAGCCGCCCGCGGGCGCCGGCCCGGGCGCGCAGGGCGTGCCGACGGGGAAGGACGGCGGCGGCTTCGCCAAGGGGGCGCTGGTGCTCGCGGCGGGAACGGCCCTGGTGCTGGCCGGCAAGCGGCTCTTCCGACGCCGCCCGAAGGCCTGAGCCGCACCCCTCGGCCGGGCCCGGGCGGCGCACCCGCGTGCGCCGCCCGGCCCCGTGCGAGGGCGCCGGTCAGGCCCCGTCGTCGATCGGGATCGGCGTCGGGTGCGGGCCCGTGCCGTTCACGGGGGTGCCGGCAGCGGACCGCTCCTGCCCCGTCCCCGGCTCCTGCCCCGGCTGCGCGGCCATCGAGGCCAGCAGCTGGCGGGCCACACCGAGCCCGGTGCCGCCCATCGTCAGGGCCTTCGCGAACATCTCCGACATCCCCTCGGCGCCGTTGAGCAGCACCATGTGCTCGACGTTGCCGAAGGCGCCCGCGCCCGCCTGGACGATCGCCGGCCAGTTCTCGGCGAGCTGCTGGGCGACCACCGCCTCCTGGTTCTCCGCCAGGGCCGCGGCCCGCGCCTTGATGGCCTCGGCCTCCGCCAGGCCCTTCGCCTTCGCCGCCTCCGCCGCCGCGAGGCCGCCCGCCCGCGCCGACTCGGCCGCCGCGAGGCCCTTGGCCTGGG
The Streptomyces sp. NBC_00091 genome window above contains:
- a CDS encoding NAD(P)/FAD-dependent oxidoreductase gives rise to the protein MKHRIVVLGAGYAGAYAAGTLARRLSPADAEITVVNAEPDFVQRLRLHELAAGHEIEAPQLTDFFEGTGIRLRLARVTAVDPGRRVVAVADADADGELGYDTLVYALGSHGDVRSVPGVAEHAFDVAARPSALRLRERLDGLREGGRVVVVGDGLTGIETATEIAESRPGLSVALVARGELGAQLSAGARSHLRQACDRLGVTVLEHTGVEAVEAARVLCADGTALASDATVWTAGFAVSPIAAAGGLEVADNGRIVVDGTMRSLSHPDVYAVGDSAYAIGDNGRPLPMSCASAGYTGRQAVDAVVGRLTGREIPNTKLEYVGNHISLGRRDGILQMVDHEARAKPKYLGGRKAARIKAGILWMSLWATEHPTFGLPKRKHRLAAAQDAFAEKAVA
- a CDS encoding WD40 repeat domain-containing protein, whose product is MRLLPRSTAVPAALVLALLPGAAVAAESPAAPAPGFTIGDPRIKESSGLAASRVHPGVYWTHNDSDDGPYVYAVDSATGKTVARVTLTGIGTPRDVEAISLGPDGQLYVGDIGDNRGGTWDHVWVYRFPEPKELGDRTVKAEQFTATYADGPRNAEALMVHPVTGRVYIASKNEQGGGLYEGPERLSADGRNVFRKVADVPWVTDGAFSPDGARLTLRGYFSARTYPWNDGRPEGAGERIDAPWQGQAESVTYTPDGGTLMFGAEGASSRVVAVPVAPAGSPAPTGPGSPQQPPAGAGPGAQGVPTGKDGGGFAKGALVLAAGTALVLAGKRLFRRRPKA